From the Primulina tabacum isolate GXHZ01 chromosome 15, ASM2559414v2, whole genome shotgun sequence genome, one window contains:
- the LOC142527815 gene encoding uncharacterized protein LOC142527815, whose protein sequence is MSRKIENLEALILLKGKMEKLKQQQYRRAVRSLLSYKNATIVVCLLNIISALVLLQGFLFPSPSSRLSSSSKALYRHVKESEDMRRMMVPVDLIRRVREIGKDVSVETEPVKQKDIKQTAAEDLISRLNNFHSYSDVGNVKALEEWRKRKMERAKQRSI, encoded by the exons ATGTCtaggaaaattgaaaatttagaaGCCCTAATTTTATTGAAGGGGAAAATGGAGAAACTGAAGCAACAGCAATACCGGAGGGCTGTTAGATCACTTCTATCCTACAAGAACGCCACCATAGTTGTCTGCTTATTGAACATTATATCTGCTCTTGTTTTGCTTCAAGGCTTTCTTTTTCCTTCCCCCTCTTCCAGACTTTCCTCCTCTAGTAAAG CTCTATACAGGCATGTCAAGGAATCTGAAGACATGCGTCGTATGATGGTTCCAGTTGATCTTATCCGAAGA GTTAGAGAAATTGGAAAGGATGTGTCCGTTGAAACGGAACCAGTGAAGCAGAAAGATATAAAGCAGACGGCTGCTGAGGACCTAATATCCAGGTTGAATAATTTTCATTCATATTCAGATGTTGGCAATGTGAAAG CCCTGGAGGAATGGCGTAAGCGGAAGATGGAGCGAGCCAAACAACGATCAATATAA
- the LOC142527814 gene encoding uncharacterized protein LOC142527814, with translation MSGTCCSTLIDQIVLLFFRERVMEGMKEIARAYYVRASEEERNLVNQGFAQIDVNGDGWVSPLEFKKLMKPGESLQKTFRLFDINGDGALDFDEYLAVYYVSVKVNMLLGCSGCKAFLLGPFFSCTLCLGKGDDTFDLCCACYTGGRVAHEHSKENLVDQYSLIKMMRSRATADAQKPGPAMTDRPLPTTDAHLQRNQGIEKEMEELREIAIAQHRAGSPEVQALAHQFFQSLDTNGDRKVDLAEFLAFTNREGYTRFNNPDFFRNLDRNGNGTLDFWEVLTLHFIIKNGRPFCDSCGNFIPGAFFSCVECYKSGKDTFDLCRGCYKSMKWNDHSHGGPPQFLDNCTLLLAAKVWP, from the exons ATGAGTGGCACTTGTTGCTCGACTTTGATTGATCAGATAGTGTTATTATTTTTTCGAGAGAGAGTTATGGAGGGGATGAAAGAAATTGCAAGAGCCTACTACGTTAGAGCAAGCGAAGAGGAAAGAAACTTGGTGAACCAAGGCTTTGCACAAATAGATGTGAATGGGGATGGCTGGGTAAGTCCCCTAGAATTCAAAAAATTGATGAAGCCCGGCGAATCACTCCAGAAAACATTCAGACTATTCGACATAAACGGAGACGGGGCCCTGGATTTTGATGAATATTTGGCTGTTTACTACGTTTCTGTAAAGGTCAACATGCTTCTGGGCTGCAGTGGGTGCAAAGCCTTTCTCCTGGGGCCATTCTTCTCGTGCACGCTGTGTCTTGGAAAAGGCGACGATACATTTGACTTGTGCTGCGCTTGCTACACAGGAGGAAGAGTGGCGCACGAGCACTCTAAGGAGAATCTGGTGGATCAGTACTCGTTGATCAAGATGATGAGAAGTCGAGCGACTGCCGACGCACAGAAGCCCGGTCCGGCGATGACAGATCGACCATTACCAACTACTGATGCCCATTTACAAAGAAATCAGGGAATCGAG AAAGAGATGGAAGAACTCCGCGAGATTGCAATAGCCCAACATCGAGCAGGGTCGCCCGAAGTTCAAGCGCTGGCACATCAGTTCTTTCAATCTCTCGACACCAACGGAGATCGCAAGGTAGATCTAGCAGAGTTCTTGGCATTCACGAACCGGGAAGGTTATACGCGCTTCAACAATCCGGATTTCTTCAGGAATCTTGACAGAAATGGCAACGGCACACTGGACTTCTGGGAGGTGTTGACTTTGCATTTCATTATCAAGAATGGACGACCATTCTGCGACTCCTGCGGCAACTTCATACCGGGGGCGTTTTTCTCATGCGTCGAGTGCTATAAGAGTGGCAAAGACACGTTTGATCTATGTCGTGGTTGTTATAAATCTATGAAATGGAATGATCATAGTCATGGTGGCCCCCCTCAGTTTTTAGACAACTGCACATTGCTATTGGCAGCAAAAGTTTGGCCATGA